The sequence below is a genomic window from Mobula hypostoma chromosome X1, sMobHyp1.1, whole genome shotgun sequence.
gagggtggtgcaaatatggaacgagctgccagcagaagtggtggatgcgggttcgacTCAATacttaacagaagtttggatgagggaggaggtacggagggctatggtccaggtgcgggcCGATGGGATTAGCAgttcagcatggaatagatgggtgaAAGGGCCTTTTCCTGGGCTGTGACTCAAACCTGGCAGAATGTTGGCTTTTGGGAAGGTAAGGGGATAACGATGCAACAATGCAAATAATATTCACTGTCACTAATCAAATTTATAAAAAAGCTTGATGAAAAGagggaattttaaaaatataggAAAGTCAGGTCAAAACACCTTTATAAGCTGGCCTGTCATACTGATGATACATAAGCTTATAAAGTTAGCCAAAGAAATTTTCATTGTTGGGCCAATGTAGAGACAAACTGAGTTTCCATCTACAGTGATCCACTCAAGACTAGAAACAGAGAGCAGCGATAGTGGTCAGCTTCAATACGAAATTCATCCATAATTATATAAAACACAGACAGCGAGTTTAGTGTAAAAGAACACTTAATTTTAACATTTACAGTTTATGTTAGCTACACTAGATTTATTTGGCTCAGCCTTGGTTCAAGGAACGTTTCTTAAAAAGCAGTAAACTCCTGTTCCAATTAGTGTTCCCAAAACAGTGGACCAGCTCCATGTTGCAATTGGTAATCAGGAATTGCTGAATCTTCTCGGCCACGTCTCCTTTAATCGAGAGAGTTTTGAAGTGGTCAAATTTGCTGTCGCCCAGCCTACGCAGTCTGCGTGCTGCAGCTCGGTAGCACTTCCAGGGCTGCGGCTCAATCAGCAAGGTCTTGCAAAGTCCCGATACACAAAGGAGGAAATCCAACAGTCCTTTATCACCATGATGGAGATGGATCCACATTGTCACTGACATGCAAAAGCAAATATCAAAAGAATCACAGTGCCATTTGTCCAAGTAGGGCTTTAACACAGCCTCGCGGGAAGCAGGGTCCATTATATCCAGAGTGATGTATAAAATAGATTCCGGATACGGATTGGATTCTGTGGCTCGCTGAATCAGGTCAGCATCAATGTCACAACCAAGTACGTTCAGGCTTTGTTTCAGCTCACAAAGATGCTTATACATAGCGACACTGAAGTCCTGAGGGAAGATATTTGAAGTCTTTTATTTGTAAAGTAGGGAAAGTATAGTCACAAGAAAAAACCCAAACATTTAATACAGAATGCTGAAAGAACCACAAACCTTGTTATATTGCAGGAACAAGATCTCATACTTATTATATCTCGAAGCGCATTTGACAACTTCATAGATGGATACATTTGGTTAGGCAATGAGAACTTGGTCAAAGGTAGATTGTAGaaggagagaagagaagagaaataataaagCGCAGGGCCAAGGAAGCTGAAAACTAAGGAAAATGTGGTACATATAATTCAGAAGTATGCAATTGGCTAGGGGGAGTGAAAATACTCTACATGTTCACAGGGCTtatagggtagaaatgtctaaaccagagggcatgcattgaaggtgagaggggtgtgagggataagttttttactcagagagtggtggatgcctggaatgtgctgcctggtacggtggtagaggcaaaaacattagaggcttttaaaagacgtttagataggcacatgaacatgaaggagatggagggatatggacattgtgtaagtaggagggattcatttttgggttttttaaaaatgtactttTTAGTTGGTTCCGCACAACACtgtagaccaaagggcctgttcctgtgcagtacagttctatgttctgttaaGAGAGGCAAAAGCAGCAGAACAGGCTGTTCAGGCAAGAGGGAAGACAGCAGATCTGTCAGAGGAGCTGCAGACCCCACGGAAAACAAATGCAACCAGTTCA
It includes:
- the LOC134340644 gene encoding RNA 5'-monophosphate methyltransferase isoform X2; protein product: MDSSWRPPSERGSRRMEQRRTDFSVAMYKHLCELKQSLNVLGCDIDADLIQRATESNPYPESILYITLDIMDPASREAVLKPYLDKWHCDSFDICFCMSVTMWIHLHHGDKGLLDFLLCVSGLCKTLLIEPQPWKCYRAAARRLRRLGDSKFDHFKTLSIKGDVAEKIQQFLITNCNMELVHCFGNTNWNRSLLLFKKRSLNQG
- the LOC134340644 gene encoding RNA 5'-monophosphate methyltransferase isoform X1, which encodes MAASIGEGKPENGAAPYGNFSNYYHFNPPSERLRLIPAADLAAELPARGGRAALLALDVGCNSGDFSVAMYKHLCELKQSLNVLGCDIDADLIQRATESNPYPESILYITLDIMDPASREAVLKPYLDKWHCDSFDICFCMSVTMWIHLHHGDKGLLDFLLCVSGLCKTLLIEPQPWKCYRAAARRLRRLGDSKFDHFKTLSIKGDVAEKIQQFLITNCNMELVHCFGNTNWNRSLLLFKKRSLNQG